The genomic segment TGCAAATAATCGAGCAGAGCATCTGGGTCGCTTTCTACCTTAGTCGAAGGTTTGCTTCCTGTTAAAAAGTAGGCTTGTCTGGCAATCACCAATCGATGCTCACCCATAAACGGCAAGGTTTCCGCATCCTGCAGGATTTCACTCAATCCTGTTTCGGTACAATCATACACACTCATATTCAAATCCATAAATTCTGGATCAATCATTTCTTTTCGAGACAACGCCAAAAAATCTTCGGCCAGAAAAGACTCCGGACCGTATAAGACGTAGATCGGCGAGAATTGTTTTTGCCTTATTTCGCGAATAGCCGATAGGAGTGGCATACGTCTTCTCCCCTTTCCTTCTTCTTACCTGCGTTATTATAGCACATGTTGATCAGAACAAAGCGAAAAAAAACCGCCACCAGTGAATCGGTAGCGGTTTTTTCATCCGTTGGCACCTCTATGTAAACGTTTAGGGAAAAGCCCCGGGATTCCTCCTCCCCAAACGGTAAGCAGGGGGTGCTTGATAATGTACTATACGCAAAATCCCCGCAAGCGGTGCCGGTCCATACGTGGAAAAAAGTTAGTCATTATCATCTTTATCTTTTTTCTTCTCTTTATTTTTTCCCTTGTCTTTCTCCTCTTGCTTGTCCCCGCCGTCGTCCTTATCGTCATTAGCAGGTTCTTTGTCTTCTCTGTCCGGATTCTCTTCCAGTCCGATCGGCCATACCGGTGGCTTATCATCGGTAATTACTGGCGTTGGAGGTGCAGGTTTCTTTTGTGGTGGTGGCGTCGGATTCGTTTTCTTCGGAGGCGGTGTTTTCTTTTGAACGTTCTTTGCTGGTGGCTTTTTACTCTTGGTATGAGTAGTTGTTCCAGCAGACTTTTTTGTCTTGTCCTCTTCCTCTTTTGAATTCGATGGGATTGGATTATTGCTTGGAGGAGTAGGATCTTCTGGCCCAAGAGTTTTGGGTTGTTCCACGACCGCTGGTGTCATGTCCGTTCCGTTCTGGAACGAATCGACTTCTTGCTTCTTACCATCACCACTAGAAAACAGCATGCCAACCAATAAGCTGGCAGCGAAGACGTCTCGCGCTTAACTTCCAGAGTGGGCAGGATTTCCTCGTTCACCGTAGATTTCACCGCAGCAGGCTTTGCAGCGGCTGATTCCAGCTTGGGCAGGATCGAATCTACGATGCTGAACGGAGGTACGACAGGGGGCAGATGTTCTAACTGTTGTGACACATCTTTCAAACGGTTGTACATAAGCTGCAGATCAGCATCTTTCTGAATCAAACGATGGAGCAATTGCTGCTCTGACTCCAACAGATCTCCATCCAGATCCCGCTGCATGAGTTCAAAAATCTCTTCGTTGGTCATCA from the Brevibacillus brevis genome contains:
- a CDS encoding anti-sigma factor — its product is MTNEEIFELMQRDLDGDLLESEQQLLHRLIQKDADLQLMYNRLKDVSQQLEHLPPVVPPFSIVDSILPKLESAAAKPAAVKSTVNEEILPTLEVKRETSSLPAYWLACCFLVVMVRSKKSIRSRTERT